One window from the genome of Pseudonocardia hierapolitana encodes:
- the mftD gene encoding pre-mycofactocin synthase MftD (MftD, an enzyme found in the mycofactocin biosynthesis locus, performs an oxidative deamination of 3-amino-5-[(p-hydroxyphenyl)methyl]-4,4-dimethyl-2-pyrrolidinone (AHDP). The resulting compound, now called pre-mycofactocin (PMFT), is a biologically active redox cofactor that can oxidize the non-exchangeable NADH of TIGR03971 family SDR-type oxidoreductases.), whose protein sequence is MAGGWFETVAEAQRRARKRLPPSVYGALVAGSEKGLTVRDNQAAFDELGFAPRTAGFSGERELGTTVLGQHVSLPVLISPTGVQAVHPDGEVAVARAAAARGTAMGLSSFASKPLEEVVAANPQTLFQIYWCGSRDDIARRVERARAAGAVGLILTPDWSFSHGRDWGSPRIPERLTLREMLRFAPEGIAHPRWLLDWVRARRLPDLTVPNMSDPGGPQATFFGAYGQWMQTPPPSWEDVRWLRAQWDGPFLLKGVFRVDEAKRAVDAGVSAISVSNHGGNNLDGTPASIRALPAIAEAVGDQVEVLLDGGIRRGSDVVKALSLGARAVMIGRAYLWGLAAGGQAGVENVLDILRGGIDSALLGLGRSSVAELGREDVIVPAGFTDAVHPRVG, encoded by the coding sequence ATGGCCGGTGGCTGGTTCGAGACGGTGGCCGAGGCACAGCGGCGGGCGCGGAAGCGGCTGCCGCCCTCGGTGTACGGCGCGCTGGTGGCGGGCTCGGAGAAGGGCCTCACCGTGCGCGACAACCAGGCCGCCTTCGACGAGCTGGGCTTCGCGCCGCGCACGGCCGGGTTCTCGGGCGAGCGGGAGCTGGGCACCACCGTGCTGGGGCAGCACGTGTCGCTGCCGGTACTGATCTCGCCGACCGGTGTGCAGGCGGTGCACCCGGACGGGGAGGTCGCCGTGGCCCGTGCCGCCGCGGCACGGGGCACCGCGATGGGCCTGTCCTCCTTCGCCAGCAAGCCCCTCGAGGAGGTCGTCGCCGCCAACCCGCAGACGCTCTTCCAGATCTACTGGTGCGGCAGCCGGGACGACATCGCGCGCCGCGTCGAGCGGGCGCGCGCGGCAGGCGCCGTCGGGCTGATCCTCACCCCCGACTGGTCGTTCTCCCACGGCCGCGACTGGGGCAGCCCACGCATCCCGGAGCGGCTCACCCTGCGGGAGATGCTCCGTTTCGCCCCGGAGGGGATCGCCCACCCGCGGTGGCTGCTCGACTGGGTCCGCGCGCGGCGGCTGCCGGACCTCACCGTGCCGAACATGTCCGACCCCGGCGGTCCGCAGGCCACGTTCTTCGGCGCCTACGGCCAGTGGATGCAGACCCCGCCGCCCAGCTGGGAGGACGTGCGCTGGTTGCGTGCCCAGTGGGACGGCCCGTTCCTGCTCAAGGGCGTGTTCCGCGTGGACGAGGCGAAACGCGCCGTCGATGCCGGCGTCAGCGCCATCTCGGTGTCCAACCACGGCGGCAACAACCTCGACGGCACGCCCGCGTCGATCCGGGCGCTGCCCGCGATCGCCGAGGCCGTCGGCGACCAGGTCGAGGTCCTGCTCGACGGCGGCATCCGCCGCGGCAGCGACGTGGTGAAGGCCCTCTCCCTCGGTGCCCGCGCCGTCATGATCGGCCGCGCCTACCTGTGGGGCCTCGCCGCGGGCGGGCAGGCCGGTGTGGAGAACGTCCTCGACATCCTGCGCGGCGGCATCGACTCGGCCCTGCTCGGCCTGGGCCGCAGCTCGGTGGCCGAGCTGGGCCGGGAGGACGTCATCGTCCCGGCCGGGTTCACGGACGCGGTACATCCCCGCGTGGGCTGA
- the mftR gene encoding mycofactocin system transcriptional regulator (MftR, the mycofactocin system transcriptional regulator, is an uncharacterized TetR family DNA-binding transcription factor. Its role is inferred by context. It occurs as part of the biosynthesis locus for mycofactocin, a partially characterized electron carrier derived from the terminal Val-Tyr dipeptide of the precursor peptide MftA, through a radical SAM enzyme-mediated process.), whose protein sequence is MTGTRPARRGRPRGTSTRELELIALRLFTEQGFHETTIEQIAAAAGVSTRTFFRYFDAKASVLWQTFDSEVEAIRSALADAPDDLPVMDAIRHAVLAANHYRAADVPELRMRMTLVGTVPEIAASASVRYDAWERAISEFVGRRVGQPADSLFPHVVGRATLAACRAAYERWAVRADADLAVYLDAALRALACGFREPLAEPGSTPGGG, encoded by the coding sequence GTGACGGGAACAAGACCGGCGCGCCGGGGCCGCCCCCGCGGCACGAGCACGCGCGAGCTCGAGCTGATCGCGCTGCGCCTGTTCACCGAGCAGGGGTTCCACGAGACCACGATCGAGCAGATCGCCGCGGCGGCGGGCGTGAGCACCCGCACCTTCTTCCGCTACTTCGACGCCAAGGCCAGCGTGCTGTGGCAGACGTTCGACAGCGAGGTCGAGGCGATCCGCTCCGCCCTCGCCGATGCGCCCGACGACCTCCCGGTGATGGACGCGATCCGCCACGCCGTGCTCGCCGCCAACCACTACCGCGCCGCCGACGTGCCCGAGCTGCGGATGCGCATGACCCTCGTCGGCACCGTGCCCGAGATCGCCGCCAGCGCGTCCGTGCGCTACGACGCGTGGGAGCGGGCGATCAGCGAGTTCGTCGGCCGCCGTGTCGGGCAGCCGGCCGATTCCCTGTTCCCACACGTCGTCGGCCGTGCCACGCTCGCAGCGTGCCGTGCCGCGTACGAGCGCTGGGCGGTAAGGGCCGACGCGGACCTCGCCGTCTACCTCGACGCCGCGCTGCGCGCGCTCGCCTGCGGCTTCCGCGAGCCGCTCGCCGA